From Mucilaginibacter rubeus, a single genomic window includes:
- a CDS encoding response regulator, translating into MAKKVLVIEDDKDIRDTVVYVLEEEGYEVIHSDNARILRTLASINPDLILLDNWLTDWTSDANGQQLSKGIKDDPATSHIPVVIISAVSNIKEIAKAGNADGYLAKPFDLTALSEIVKKHITK; encoded by the coding sequence ATGGCCAAAAAGGTTTTAGTTATAGAGGACGATAAAGATATCCGCGATACCGTAGTATATGTATTGGAGGAAGAAGGCTACGAAGTAATACACTCTGATAATGCCCGTATCCTGCGGACCCTCGCCTCTATCAACCCCGACCTGATACTGCTTGATAACTGGCTCACCGACTGGACAAGTGATGCCAATGGCCAACAACTAAGCAAAGGAATTAAAGATGATCCTGCTACCAGCCATATTCCTGTAGTGATTATTTCGGCGGTTAGTAATATTAAGGAAATTGCCAAAGCCGGGAATGCCGATGGCTACCTTGCCAAACCCTTCGACCTTACAGCACTTTCAGAGATCGTAAAAAAACACATCACAAAGTAA
- a CDS encoding TonB-dependent receptor family protein, whose product MNILYKTSLAALFLGCAGFAHAQNKSVKDTLQLDSVIIKESRPKHLPNVSGTNIFAGKRTFDIFLDAGKANLANNNARMTFAKVPGVNVWEMDGAGLQLNIGTRGTDTHRSIETNIRQNGYNTNSDMFGYPENHYNVPFQAVSEIQIVRGSAALQFGSQFGGMVNFKLKEGDSTKVFGFESEQSAGSNRFFNSYNAIGGKVGKVSYYAFYSARTGDGWRPDAAFNSRAYYANIKYQFNDKGSIAFQFSRSDYRQQIAGGLTDAQFDANNRQSTRARNFFNPEINIPALLFNYQFDKDTRLEVTTHVLFGQRNSVQFINTANIPDTVNTSLKTFNPRQVDRDYYAGFTTEARLLHNYKLGDLKSSFTAGVRYFEETTKRKQKGTGTVGSDFDLSLVKDYGIDLRLHTLNYAAFAENMFQVTKAFTVTPGVRFEQINTTNTGVIVNRTVPVSYKDKRNFPLFGTGLQYQLNNGSQFYGNISQAYRPYIYAAVTPADQLTIIDPNIKDSKGYDADLGYRGHISTVFSFDVDAFYVYYGKRAGTLTQTDANNVTHLYMTNIGNGVAKGIEAFTEVSLIRSFDQSAGSDLRLFNSLSYTHGRYTSGSINQNGKNVSLVGNHLEGTPDWNDRAGLTFLSGHVSSTLQYSYVGKSFSDANNTTFNATGATGIVPSYHLFDWAFNYSFLKNYHLTANVNNIFNAKYFTRRINMYPGPGILPADGRTFNIGFGVKI is encoded by the coding sequence ATGAATATTCTTTATAAAACTTCATTAGCCGCGCTATTTTTAGGTTGCGCCGGCTTTGCCCATGCACAAAACAAAAGTGTTAAAGATACCTTGCAACTGGATAGTGTTATCATTAAAGAAAGCAGGCCCAAACACTTACCTAATGTATCCGGCACCAATATTTTTGCCGGAAAAAGAACTTTCGATATTTTCCTTGATGCCGGAAAAGCCAATTTAGCCAATAACAATGCCCGAATGACTTTTGCGAAAGTGCCGGGTGTTAACGTTTGGGAAATGGATGGTGCAGGCTTACAGCTCAATATAGGTACCCGTGGTACTGACACCCACAGGTCGATAGAAACCAATATCAGGCAAAATGGCTATAACACCAACTCGGATATGTTTGGCTATCCCGAAAATCATTACAATGTGCCGTTTCAGGCTGTGAGTGAAATTCAGATCGTCCGTGGTTCGGCCGCTTTACAATTTGGCAGTCAGTTTGGCGGCATGGTTAACTTTAAACTTAAGGAAGGCGACAGCACCAAAGTGTTTGGTTTTGAAAGTGAGCAATCGGCCGGTTCAAATAGGTTTTTCAACTCCTACAATGCCATTGGCGGCAAGGTGGGCAAAGTGAGCTATTATGCTTTTTACAGCGCCCGTACCGGCGATGGCTGGAGGCCAGATGCCGCTTTTAATTCGCGCGCTTACTATGCCAACATCAAATACCAGTTTAACGATAAAGGAAGCATCGCTTTCCAGTTTTCACGGTCGGATTACAGGCAGCAGATAGCAGGCGGTTTAACCGATGCACAATTTGATGCCAATAATCGCCAGTCAACCCGTGCCCGTAACTTTTTTAACCCGGAAATTAATATCCCGGCATTGCTGTTCAACTACCAGTTTGATAAAGATACCCGGCTGGAAGTTACCACGCATGTATTGTTTGGGCAGCGTAACAGCGTGCAGTTTATTAATACGGCCAACATCCCGGACACAGTTAATACAAGCTTAAAAACATTTAACCCGCGCCAGGTAGATCGTGACTATTACGCGGGTTTTACTACAGAGGCCCGTTTACTGCATAACTACAAACTGGGCGATCTTAAAAGTTCATTTACTGCAGGGGTGAGGTATTTTGAGGAAACCACCAAGCGTAAACAAAAAGGAACGGGTACGGTAGGTTCTGATTTTGATCTGAGCCTGGTTAAGGACTACGGTATCGACTTAAGGCTGCACACGTTAAACTATGCCGCTTTTGCCGAAAACATGTTCCAGGTTACCAAAGCATTTACAGTTACACCGGGCGTTAGGTTTGAGCAGATCAATACCACAAACACAGGGGTTATTGTAAACCGCACCGTACCGGTTAGCTATAAGGATAAACGTAACTTCCCGCTGTTTGGAACGGGGCTACAATACCAGTTGAATAACGGAAGCCAGTTTTATGGTAACATTTCGCAGGCTTACCGCCCGTATATTTATGCAGCCGTTACCCCGGCAGATCAGCTGACCATTATCGATCCTAATATTAAGGACAGCAAGGGTTACGATGCCGATCTGGGTTATCGCGGCCATATCAGCACTGTATTTAGTTTTGACGTAGACGCGTTTTATGTTTACTATGGCAAAAGGGCAGGTACCTTAACGCAAACCGATGCCAATAATGTAACCCATCTTTACATGACCAATATTGGTAACGGCGTAGCCAAAGGTATCGAGGCATTTACCGAGGTTTCATTGATCCGCTCGTTTGATCAATCGGCAGGAAGTGATCTGCGTTTGTTTAACTCGCTATCGTATACCCATGGTCGTTACACCAGTGGCTCTATCAACCAAAATGGTAAAAACGTAAGTTTGGTTGGAAATCACCTGGAAGGTACTCCTGATTGGAATGACCGTGCCGGATTAACCTTTTTAAGCGGCCATGTAAGCAGTACCCTGCAATACAGCTATGTAGGCAAAAGTTTTAGCGATGCCAATAACACTACATTCAATGCTACCGGTGCTACCGGTATTGTGCCGTCGTACCATTTGTTTGACTGGGCTTTCAATTATAGCTTCCTGAAAAACTATCACCTTACAGCTAACGTGAACAATATTTTTAACGCTAAGTACTTTACCCGCCGTATTAACATGTACCCCGGCCCTGGCATTTTACCTGCCGATGGACGGACATTTAATATTGGTTTTGGTGTGAAGATTTGA